One window from the genome of Candidatus Chlorohelix allophototropha encodes:
- a CDS encoding GAF domain-containing sensor histidine kinase, with amino-acid sequence MILNKCNKVHVKVDYKDLTIEDIASSDNGLHMLESGSEPTPDITNLQGNIESKINSSINPSRSIDVTPLNNSELVQRQARELELLHQIRSALISNFDSENALHYIVDTVATTFGYSMICLYLLEKNTLQLVAQQGYQNLKPEINMVEGVFGQVLKSGNATLVPEIISDSDDRDADSDKHYQIVVPLIRTGNEIVGVLCVESTGVPLDEHDLRLCQAAADHLTLAIEQNRLYLSELRRADQLAALNKIGRELVSMLDVADICNHITGVVRKKLGYYSVNLGLVKENSLFFTIGVGESQLPIERNFEVPLNEDCLITYAYRHGELVLVQDVTQDERYKESEFTPDTSAEIVIPLREASNILGILEVQSDRVYAFDDDEVILLKTLADQITIALSNAIRFEDIKQQKEELAVANKALEEANRLKNELLANVSHELRTPLNSIMGYIDMIQSQFYGDVPETFNDPLERVVRNSRRLLSMINDMLDLAKLEAGRETLMVEQFWLEEVVRFNCEPFIEQARAKGLEFKCIIEKDCPKIVENDQKRLVQILTNLLSNAIKFTHNGGVTVKVGPAIATSGGPGYSIKIIDTGIGISSEDYESIFESFRQVDGSTTRTFGGAGMGLTICLKLIRMMLGSISIESELGKGSVFNVILPSSVTTPTTLPASRVFSD; translated from the coding sequence TTGATCTTGAATAAGTGTAATAAAGTGCATGTTAAAGTGGATTATAAGGATTTAACTATAGAGGATATTGCTTCTAGCGATAACGGGCTTCATATGCTGGAATCCGGTTCTGAACCGACACCTGATATTACTAATTTGCAAGGAAATATTGAATCTAAAATAAATTCAAGTATTAACCCTTCTAGGTCTATTGATGTTACTCCTCTCAATAATAGCGAGTTGGTGCAACGACAAGCCCGAGAGCTTGAGCTACTCCACCAGATTCGTAGTGCCTTAATTTCCAACTTTGACTCGGAAAACGCCCTTCATTATATAGTCGATACAGTAGCTACTACATTTGGCTACTCAATGATTTGCCTCTATTTGCTTGAGAAAAATACCCTACAACTAGTAGCACAGCAAGGCTACCAAAATCTAAAACCTGAAATCAATATGGTTGAAGGTGTTTTTGGGCAGGTTCTCAAATCCGGTAACGCCACCTTAGTACCTGAAATAATCTCTGATTCAGATGACCGGGATGCAGATTCAGATAAACACTATCAAATCGTCGTGCCGCTTATTCGCACAGGTAACGAGATTGTAGGCGTTCTTTGTGTTGAATCAACAGGTGTACCTCTTGACGAGCATGATCTGCGCCTTTGCCAAGCCGCCGCCGATCATTTAACGTTAGCGATCGAACAAAATCGCCTTTATCTCAGCGAACTCAGACGAGCCGACCAACTTGCCGCACTAAATAAAATCGGGCGAGAACTGGTTTCCATGCTAGATGTGGCTGATATTTGTAACCATATAACTGGTGTAGTTCGCAAAAAGCTAGGCTATTACAGTGTGAACCTCGGTCTAGTAAAAGAAAATTCCTTATTTTTCACTATTGGAGTAGGTGAAAGTCAGTTACCGATAGAGCGTAATTTTGAAGTGCCCTTGAACGAAGATTGCCTGATCACTTACGCCTATAGACACGGAGAATTGGTACTGGTTCAAGATGTAACTCAGGATGAACGCTACAAGGAATCGGAGTTTACGCCTGATACCAGCGCGGAAATTGTTATCCCTCTACGAGAAGCCAGCAATATTTTGGGTATTCTGGAAGTACAAAGCGATCGAGTTTACGCCTTCGATGATGATGAGGTTATCTTACTGAAAACGCTGGCAGACCAAATCACTATTGCACTTTCAAACGCTATTCGATTTGAAGATATAAAACAGCAAAAAGAAGAACTCGCTGTAGCAAACAAAGCCCTCGAAGAAGCCAACCGCTTGAAAAATGAGTTGCTGGCGAATGTCAGCCATGAATTGCGCACGCCCCTGAATTCAATCATGGGCTACATTGATATGATCCAATCGCAATTCTATGGAGATGTCCCCGAAACTTTCAATGACCCGCTCGAACGAGTTGTACGTAATAGCCGCCGCTTACTCAGTATGATTAACGATATGCTTGACCTCGCAAAGCTGGAGGCAGGGCGCGAAACTTTAATGGTAGAACAATTTTGGCTGGAAGAAGTAGTACGCTTCAATTGTGAGCCTTTCATTGAGCAAGCGCGAGCTAAGGGGCTAGAATTCAAATGTATCATTGAAAAGGATTGCCCCAAAATTGTCGAAAATGACCAGAAAAGACTGGTGCAGATTTTGACTAACCTGCTTTCCAACGCCATTAAATTTACTCATAATGGTGGCGTTACAGTGAAAGTTGGACCCGCAATCGCAACGAGTGGTGGTCCCGGTTATAGTATCAAAATCATCGATACAGGCATTGGCATTTCAAGCGAAGATTATGAGAGTATCTTTGAGAGTTTCCGTCAGGTGGACGGTAGCACTACTCGCACTTTTGGCGGCGCTGGTATGGGTTTGACCATCTGTTTGAAACTGATACGAATGATGCTTGGATCGATTAGCATCGAAAGTGAATTGGGAAAAGGCAGCGTCTTTAATGTGATTTTGCCAAGCAGCGTTACTACCCCTACTACCTTACCCGCTTCCCGCGTTTTCAGCGATTAA
- a CDS encoding glycosyltransferase, protein MKILHLYKDYYPVIGGIENHVRLLAEGQVASGHEVEVLATNSNFKSQQQVLEGVKVTKIGRWAHLASTPLTPLYPLHLYQRLLTAPPDIIHLQMPYPLSEISWLSASILKSKTRCVITYQSDVVKQKNILRLYAPIMRRVLKSADVIITTSPNYLQTSAYLKPFEPKCRVVPLGIYNESYQHADPAHVAQIKARYPAPLILFVGRLRYYKGLNYLLQSMLEVPSPAHLLIIGQGGVEDALHTQYRDLGLSSRVTFLSDVSDADLPAYYNACDIFVLPSAERSEAFGLVLIEAMAAGKAIISTELGTGTSYVNQNGITGLVVPPADATALAKACNYLLTNPILSQKLGAQGRERARVEFSAEMMLKRIMAIYEDVLK, encoded by the coding sequence ATGAAAATATTACACCTCTATAAAGATTACTATCCTGTAATCGGTGGAATCGAAAATCATGTGCGCCTGCTAGCAGAAGGGCAAGTAGCAAGCGGACATGAAGTTGAAGTGCTGGCTACAAATTCAAACTTTAAATCCCAACAGCAAGTGCTAGAAGGCGTTAAAGTCACTAAAATCGGACGTTGGGCGCATTTGGCTTCCACCCCCCTAACTCCCCTTTATCCCTTACATCTGTACCAACGCTTGCTCACTGCACCCCCTGATATAATTCATTTGCAAATGCCCTATCCACTAAGCGAAATTAGTTGGCTTAGCGCTTCAATTCTTAAGTCCAAAACCCGCTGTGTCATAACCTATCAAAGCGATGTGGTAAAACAAAAGAATATTTTGCGCCTTTACGCGCCGATAATGCGTCGGGTATTAAAGAGCGCGGATGTAATCATCACCACCAGCCCTAACTATTTACAGACATCAGCCTACCTAAAACCGTTTGAACCTAAATGCCGAGTTGTTCCATTGGGTATATACAACGAATCGTATCAGCATGCCGACCCTGCACATGTAGCACAGATAAAAGCGCGGTATCCTGCCCCATTAATATTGTTTGTAGGACGTTTGCGCTATTACAAAGGCTTAAATTATTTGTTACAAAGCATGCTAGAAGTACCTTCTCCGGCGCATCTACTCATCATTGGACAAGGAGGGGTAGAAGATGCGCTACACACGCAATACCGCGATTTAGGATTGAGTTCGCGGGTTACTTTCCTGTCGGATGTATCCGATGCCGACCTACCCGCTTACTACAATGCATGTGATATTTTTGTCTTGCCATCGGCTGAAAGAAGCGAGGCATTTGGGCTAGTGCTGATAGAGGCAATGGCAGCCGGTAAAGCGATAATCAGTACAGAACTTGGCACCGGTACGAGTTATGTAAATCAGAATGGAATTACCGGGCTAGTAGTGCCTCCCGCCGATGCAACCGCGCTGGCAAAAGCTTGTAACTATCTGCTAACTAATCCGATTCTTAGTCAAAAATTAGGGGCACAGGGTAGAGAAAGAGCGCGGGTAGAGTTTAGTGCAGAAATGATGCTAAAAAGAATTATGGCTATTTACGAAGATGTATTAAAATGA
- a CDS encoding glycosyltransferase family 4 protein: protein MPGRKQIHIALDCRYAQPHFPGIGRYVYNLAAGFAGLTEPSFHFSLICNASNTSYDFAKLVASSENRIEIIATEIKPFSPAEQWQLPLLAKRHNFNLWHAPYYIRPYLMPCSVILTAYDLIGKIVPGVLPGKKAQLAFEITTHLAFLSSQRIITLSHSAAEDITRLYKVSPEKIRVVAPGIEPKFQPLNKELIRSLRQEMQLPEQYVLFTGTNKPHKNLNRLLEAFTLYLQRYPESSIQLVLAGREDPRYSPEIRAKVGELGLTGRVLFMGNVSDTQLVTLYNCSILYIQPSLYEGFGLPVLEAQACGLPVICSNRGSLPEAAGKHVPLFDPYDPLDIANKIELMLNDTELMLQMREHGLARIAEFSLIKAAEATLKIYNEV from the coding sequence ATGCCGGGCAGGAAACAAATTCACATAGCGCTCGATTGTCGTTATGCCCAACCCCATTTTCCGGGCATCGGTCGCTATGTCTATAACCTTGCAGCAGGCTTTGCAGGACTAACCGAACCCTCATTTCATTTCAGCCTCATTTGTAACGCCAGTAATACCTCCTACGACTTTGCCAAGTTAGTGGCTTCGTCTGAAAACCGTATCGAGATTATAGCTACCGAGATAAAACCATTTTCTCCAGCAGAACAATGGCAACTACCACTGCTGGCAAAGCGACACAACTTTAACCTCTGGCATGCACCTTATTATATCCGCCCCTATCTAATGCCATGTTCGGTTATTCTAACCGCTTATGACCTTATCGGAAAAATAGTTCCGGGAGTGTTACCCGGAAAAAAAGCGCAATTAGCCTTTGAAATCACCACGCACCTTGCCTTCCTTAGTTCGCAGCGAATAATCACCCTGTCGCACTCAGCCGCTGAAGATATAACCAGACTTTACAAGGTTAGCCCTGAAAAAATCAGGGTAGTTGCGCCCGGTATCGAGCCGAAATTTCAGCCACTGAACAAAGAGCTAATAAGGAGCTTACGGCAGGAAATGCAGTTGCCTGAGCAGTATGTACTGTTCACAGGTACTAACAAGCCCCACAAGAACCTGAATCGCCTCCTAGAAGCTTTTACGTTGTATTTGCAACGCTACCCAGAGTCTTCAATCCAACTTGTGCTAGCAGGACGGGAAGACCCACGTTACTCACCCGAAATCAGAGCTAAAGTTGGGGAATTAGGTCTAACAGGGCGAGTGCTTTTTATGGGAAACGTATCTGACACACAATTGGTCACGTTGTATAATTGCTCTATACTCTATATCCAGCCTTCCTTATACGAGGGTTTCGGATTACCGGTGCTTGAAGCGCAAGCTTGCGGTTTGCCGGTAATATGCTCGAATCGGGGTAGTCTCCCTGAGGCAGCCGGGAAACATGTGCCTTTATTTGACCCTTATGACCCGCTAGACATTGCGAATAAAATTGAACTGATGCTAAATGACACCGAGTTAATGTTGCAAATGCGTGAGCATGGACTGGCTCGAATTGCCGAATTTAGCTTAATAAAAGCAGCGGAAGCAACCCTCAAAATTTACAACGAAGTGTAA
- a CDS encoding thymidine kinase has product MYGDNPNLQRRHVQREESGGWIEIICGSMFSGKTEELIRRIKRATIARQLVQVFKPALDNRYSEEQVASHAGSFFNAIPVSNVAQMRQLLNLEADVIGVDEAQFFDSDIVAFCREVANAGRRVIVAGLDLDFRGEPFGPMPYLMAEAEQVDKLHAICLVCGAPASRTQRLINGQPASYNDPIILVGATENYEARCRRHQIVPR; this is encoded by the coding sequence TTGTACGGAGATAATCCAAATTTGCAGCGACGACATGTTCAGCGCGAAGAAAGCGGTGGTTGGATTGAGATTATTTGTGGCAGCATGTTCAGCGGCAAAACTGAAGAGTTAATTCGCCGCATCAAACGTGCCACCATCGCCCGCCAGTTAGTACAAGTCTTCAAACCAGCGTTGGACAATCGCTATTCTGAAGAACAAGTAGCTTCGCATGCCGGGTCTTTTTTCAATGCTATTCCGGTTAGCAATGTTGCCCAGATGCGCCAACTCCTCAACCTTGAAGCCGATGTAATCGGCGTAGATGAAGCTCAATTCTTCGACAGTGACATCGTAGCCTTTTGCCGCGAAGTAGCAAACGCCGGAAGGCGCGTTATAGTAGCCGGGCTAGATCTCGATTTCAGAGGTGAACCGTTCGGACCGATGCCCTATCTTATGGCAGAAGCAGAACAGGTTGATAAGTTGCACGCCATCTGCCTAGTATGCGGCGCACCCGCCAGCCGTACCCAACGCCTCATCAATGGACAGCCCGCCAGTTACAATGACCCGATTATTCTGGTGGGCGCGACCGAAAACTATGAGGCGCGTTGCCGTCGTCACCAAATAGTTCCGCGCTAA
- the rpmE gene encoding 50S ribosomal protein L31 — translation MKKGIHPRYEETTITCITCNTQWQTRSTRQGILKVELCAHCHPFYTGEQRIVDTAGQVDRFMKRLSQQRQDAKAKK, via the coding sequence GTGAAAAAGGGCATACATCCCCGCTATGAGGAAACCACCATCACATGCATCACATGCAATACTCAGTGGCAAACTCGCAGCACCCGGCAGGGAATATTAAAAGTTGAGCTTTGCGCTCATTGCCATCCGTTTTATACAGGTGAGCAGCGTATCGTTGATACCGCTGGCCAGGTCGATCGCTTTATGAAACGTCTTAGCCAGCAACGGCAGGATGCCAAGGCGAAAAAATAA
- the rpmA gene encoding 50S ribosomal protein L27 — MAHKKGVGSSRNGRDSKPKYLGVKKFDGEVVLSGNIIVRQRGTRIKAGLNTGLGRDHTIFATVQGQVKFEWDSKDRKRVSVYPLEVAAQ; from the coding sequence ATGGCTCATAAGAAGGGTGTGGGTAGCTCCCGGAACGGGCGCGACAGCAAACCTAAATATCTGGGCGTAAAGAAATTTGATGGCGAAGTGGTACTCAGTGGCAACATTATTGTTCGCCAACGTGGCACTCGCATTAAAGCCGGATTGAACACTGGGCTTGGTCGCGACCACACTATTTTCGCTACCGTGCAAGGACAAGTCAAGTTTGAGTGGGACAGCAAAGATCGCAAGCGCGTAAGCGTTTACCCGCTTGAAGTCGCTGCCCAGTAG
- the rplU gene encoding 50S ribosomal protein L21 encodes MFAVVESGSKQYKVEAGQTIQVDRLLGDENAEVQLEKVLLISADGGVTVGTPIITGAAVRATIVSHDKGEKLYIFKYKSKKRYRRKTGFRSSLTTLKIEEIVPGN; translated from the coding sequence GTGTTCGCGGTTGTTGAATCGGGAAGCAAACAGTACAAAGTCGAAGCCGGTCAAACTATCCAAGTTGACCGCCTGCTGGGCGATGAAAACGCGGAAGTCCAGTTAGAGAAAGTTCTGCTTATCTCTGCTGATGGGGGAGTAACCGTTGGAACGCCTATAATTACAGGAGCAGCGGTGCGCGCTACTATCGTGAGCCACGATAAAGGCGAAAAATTATACATCTTTAAGTATAAATCCAAGAAGCGTTATCGCCGTAAAACCGGTTTCCGCTCCTCCCTCACCACTCTGAAAATAGAAGAAATTGTGCCGGGCAATTAA
- a CDS encoding zinc ribbon domain-containing protein, protein MICINCKEEIPEQSRFCNLCGSEQAPFLPEEARDGHIPKLPKLEEFEWLEREAALDPSLDFEAQRQFSGATGVAFSCLGYIGIFFVGLLALIPGVPLLAIAGIPIALLLGILTYFNYAHLQEKWRKIPLIKNLPGLNGAKLVQSFLVTCYLVILSLLCLGLMVVTQRR, encoded by the coding sequence ATGATTTGTATAAATTGCAAGGAAGAAATACCCGAACAATCCCGGTTTTGTAATCTTTGCGGTTCTGAGCAAGCACCTTTTTTACCCGAAGAAGCACGGGATGGTCACATACCCAAGTTGCCGAAACTTGAGGAATTTGAATGGTTAGAACGTGAAGCCGCGTTAGATCCATCGCTAGATTTTGAAGCACAGCGACAGTTTAGTGGTGCAACCGGGGTAGCTTTTAGCTGTTTAGGTTATATCGGTATTTTTTTTGTAGGGCTGCTGGCGCTAATTCCGGGAGTACCGCTATTGGCTATCGCCGGAATACCTATTGCGCTGTTATTGGGCATCCTGACTTATTTTAACTATGCTCATTTGCAAGAGAAATGGCGCAAAATTCCCCTTATAAAAAATTTGCCCGGTCTAAATGGGGCAAAATTGGTGCAATCTTTCCTTGTAACATGCTATCTGGTGATATTATCCCTGCTATGTCTTGGTTTGATGGTAGTTACCCAACGCCGTTAG
- a CDS encoding glycerophosphodiester phosphodiesterase yields MSTELFKSKACGHRGACGYAPENTFAAFQKALEQGAEWVEFDVQLSADGIPIILHDDTLERTSDKGGARRPTELTLSELKELDAGTWFGTAFAGERIPTLEEVLEEFGQKLGLNIEIKSTPNFEADNGIERMVADAVVKHKLVDRVIVSSFDPFRLARLHAYNPTIPLGALYTGKPENYPPNFDYFQLAEMTGAIALHPHYKLIDEAYMVRARNRGLKVNTWTVNEPEEMEWLSKLGVDIIITNYPDKLVAVLENIE; encoded by the coding sequence ATGAGCACAGAATTATTTAAATCAAAAGCATGTGGGCATCGAGGCGCTTGTGGTTATGCCCCCGAAAATACCTTTGCTGCCTTTCAAAAAGCGCTTGAACAGGGCGCTGAATGGGTTGAGTTTGATGTACAACTGAGTGCAGATGGTATCCCCATAATTCTGCATGATGACACCCTTGAGCGAACCAGCGATAAAGGGGGCGCACGCCGTCCAACCGAACTTACTCTTTCAGAATTGAAAGAACTCGATGCAGGCACATGGTTTGGCACAGCATTTGCGGGAGAACGCATTCCTACACTAGAGGAGGTACTAGAAGAATTCGGGCAAAAATTGGGACTTAACATTGAAATTAAGAGCACCCCCAATTTTGAAGCAGACAATGGTATCGAGAGAATGGTAGCGGACGCAGTGGTGAAACACAAGTTGGTGGATCGAGTTATTGTCAGCAGCTTTGACCCTTTCCGGCTTGCGCGCTTGCACGCCTATAATCCCACAATTCCACTCGGTGCGCTTTACACCGGAAAACCAGAAAATTACCCGCCCAATTTCGACTATTTTCAACTTGCCGAAATGACCGGGGCAATCGCCCTACACCCGCATTACAAGCTCATTGACGAGGCTTATATGGTGCGTGCCCGCAATAGGGGGTTAAAGGTCAATACTTGGACTGTTAATGAACCGGAGGAGATGGAGTGGTTATCAAAACTAGGGGTGGATATTATAATCACCAATTACCCTGATAAATTGGTCGCCGTGTTAGAAAACATTGAATAA
- a CDS encoding bifunctional 5,10-methylenetetrahydrofolate dehydrogenase/5,10-methenyltetrahydrofolate cyclohydrolase: protein MDGASLADKIREEMQYEVQEFETEFGRPPGLAMLVLGSDRRAIEYADRAKKEAYKIGMQFGAYLWPSDTGDRELQFLIRELNSHIQYDGISVQTPLPPHLNFEEMVVMIDPAKDVEGQHPLNVGRLFSNLDAMVPPPAAGGLELLLRYNVPLTGKHAVVVGRSRIIGKPIADLLTLADATVTVCHSQTQDLKHYLKDADIVVACAGVPGLIHGDMLKPGAAVLDFGMNRDDEDRMVGDVDWVSTYPLAGAISPTPGGTDPMTIMALLANTIKAARRLNLN from the coding sequence TTGGATGGCGCTTCCTTGGCAGATAAAATCCGTGAAGAAATGCAGTATGAGGTACAGGAATTTGAAACAGAGTTTGGACGACCTCCCGGATTGGCAATGCTGGTACTGGGTTCCGACCGTCGGGCTATTGAATATGCCGACCGGGCAAAAAAAGAGGCTTATAAGATAGGCATGCAATTCGGCGCTTATCTATGGCCTTCCGATACAGGCGATCGTGAGTTGCAGTTCTTGATTCGAGAATTGAATAGCCATATCCAGTATGATGGTATCTCAGTTCAAACTCCACTTCCTCCCCATCTAAACTTTGAAGAGATGGTGGTTATGATTGACCCTGCTAAGGATGTGGAGGGGCAACATCCCCTTAACGTAGGCAGGCTATTTTCGAATCTGGATGCGATGGTTCCGCCGCCAGCCGCCGGAGGTTTGGAGTTGTTGCTGCGCTATAATGTGCCACTGACTGGAAAACATGCGGTGGTGGTAGGTAGAAGCCGCATAATCGGTAAACCAATAGCAGATTTGCTGACATTGGCAGATGCTACGGTAACCGTCTGCCACAGTCAGACTCAGGATTTAAAGCATTATCTTAAAGATGCCGATATTGTGGTTGCTTGTGCCGGTGTGCCGGGTTTGATTCACGGTGATATGCTCAAACCGGGCGCGGCAGTGCTGGATTTTGGTATGAATCGGGATGATGAAGATCGGATGGTTGGGGATGTGGATTGGGTCAGTACTTACCCATTAGCAGGTGCAATTTCACCTACGCCCGGTGGTACTGACCCAATGACAATTATGGCGCTTCTGGCTAATACCATAAAGGCAGCGCGTCGCCTGAATCTTAACTAA
- the purE gene encoding 5-(carboxyamino)imidazole ribonucleotide mutase, translated as MDSNPLVGIIMGSDSDLPTLKPAAEICAQFGVAYEIRVVSAHRTPLDMAEYALSAHQRGIKVIIAGAGGAAHLPGMVAAHTPLPVIGVPVLSETLRGFDSLLSIVQMPPGVPVATVAIGAGKNAGLLAVQILATSDPVLLQKMLDYKAELEKMSREKNQNLKL; from the coding sequence ATGGACTCAAACCCTCTTGTTGGAATAATAATGGGCAGCGATAGCGATCTGCCTACCCTTAAGCCCGCCGCAGAGATTTGCGCCCAATTCGGGGTAGCGTATGAAATTCGGGTTGTATCAGCGCACCGTACCCCGCTAGATATGGCAGAATACGCCCTAAGCGCCCACCAGCGCGGCATTAAAGTAATTATTGCGGGTGCAGGTGGCGCAGCCCATTTACCGGGTATGGTAGCGGCACACACCCCTTTGCCGGTTATCGGTGTGCCGGTGCTGAGCGAGACATTGCGAGGTTTCGATTCGCTATTATCCATAGTGCAAATGCCACCCGGAGTCCCAGTTGCAACCGTCGCCATTGGAGCAGGAAAAAACGCCGGACTACTGGCAGTGCAAATATTGGCTACCAGTGACCCGGTACTACTTCAGAAAATGTTGGATTATAAAGCGGAGTTAGAAAAAATGTCGCGGGAGAAAAACCAGAATTTAAAACTTTAG
- a CDS encoding B12-binding domain-containing radical SAM protein yields MRLNLIWPESESLVWHLQPRNLTTYPVSLTLLAALTPDNWDIKIIDERIGEKIDFDEQVDLVGIAVRTLLAPRAYQIAAEYRKRGVKVVMGGPHVSVLPSEASMKADAIVIGEAEPVWSEVIKDFEAGQLKRYYKSDGLPALGNHPIPRYDLVKGKDYSAMIQIESSRGCPHTCSYCSVPDLYGKSYRERSVSQLLEEIAMFKEMWFNEVPDMPGAPKRKLHISFVDDNIWPKRKHTREMLEALTKLDVEWSAQASIVSLRDPEFLALAKESGCQLFGIGLESINQESLLEVNKKINQVDQFSETIQMIHDHNIGIQGYFMFGFDHDKPDGFDKTADFIIENHIEMPVFFILTPYPGTSFYNHLNSQGRIFNRNWARYDAHNLVINMKGMSNEDLKEGFLHIHEKVYGPGYIDKRLAHLPEFNFFRFANKHLEEFGQKLRGHWDEVEEKDRQMAAIVTEKKKFNLPVGNSAPQVTLN; encoded by the coding sequence ATGCGGCTGAATCTTATATGGCCTGAATCCGAGTCGCTAGTGTGGCATTTACAGCCCCGCAACCTTACAACCTATCCGGTAAGCTTAACATTATTAGCTGCTTTAACTCCCGATAATTGGGATATAAAAATAATCGATGAGCGTATTGGGGAAAAAATCGATTTCGATGAGCAAGTAGACCTGGTTGGTATTGCAGTACGTACCTTGTTAGCGCCGCGCGCTTATCAAATAGCGGCGGAATACCGCAAACGCGGTGTTAAAGTGGTAATGGGTGGTCCCCACGTTTCAGTATTGCCGAGCGAAGCCTCAATGAAAGCTGATGCCATTGTAATAGGCGAAGCTGAACCAGTTTGGTCTGAAGTTATCAAAGATTTTGAAGCGGGGCAACTAAAACGTTACTACAAATCGGATGGTTTACCCGCGCTGGGTAATCACCCTATCCCTCGTTACGATTTGGTAAAAGGTAAGGATTATTCCGCAATGATTCAAATCGAATCATCCCGCGGTTGCCCTCATACTTGCAGCTATTGCAGCGTGCCTGACCTCTACGGCAAGAGCTACCGCGAACGCTCGGTTAGCCAACTGCTGGAAGAAATTGCTATGTTCAAAGAGATGTGGTTCAACGAAGTCCCAGATATGCCCGGCGCACCCAAACGCAAGTTGCATATCTCCTTTGTAGACGACAATATCTGGCCTAAACGCAAACACACCCGTGAAATGCTGGAAGCGCTTACCAAACTAGATGTCGAATGGAGCGCACAAGCTTCGATAGTTTCATTGCGTGACCCTGAATTTCTAGCATTGGCTAAAGAAAGTGGCTGCCAGTTATTCGGTATTGGTCTTGAAAGCATCAACCAAGAGAGCCTACTTGAAGTTAACAAGAAAATTAACCAAGTAGACCAATTCTCTGAAACTATCCAGATGATCCACGACCACAACATCGGTATTCAGGGCTATTTCATGTTTGGGTTTGATCACGATAAGCCGGACGGCTTCGACAAAACCGCCGACTTTATCATCGAGAACCATATCGAGATGCCGGTTTTCTTTATTCTAACGCCCTATCCCGGCACCAGTTTCTATAATCACTTGAACAGTCAGGGTCGTATCTTTAATCGGAACTGGGCACGTTACGATGCGCATAATCTGGTTATCAACATGAAAGGCATGTCCAACGAAGATTTGAAAGAGGGCTTCCTGCACATTCATGAAAAAGTATACGGACCAGGTTACATTGACAAGCGGCTTGCTCACTTGCCTGAGTTCAACTTCTTCCGCTTCGCCAACAAGCACTTGGAAGAGTTCGGACAGAAACTGCGCGGTCATTGGGACGAAGTTGAAGAAAAAGACCGCCAAATGGCTGCTATCGTAACCGAGAAGAAGAAATTCAATCTTCCGGTGGGTAATTCAGCCCCACAGGTAACCTTGAACTAA
- a CDS encoding alpha/beta hydrolase — protein METVRFEAAGLKCVALEPTKPGDYPLVVILHGWGDWGESYLDIGEVIGQGERYRFVFPTGSVPVPGALFGWFNLDMNFRDFAKRASKARPLLNSLLNELLERYNLPASKVVLGGFSQGGMLTFEGGLRYRHNNEPLAGLIALSSLLPADDPQSLPELEKVIAEAAQLKMPVLIAHGTYDQVIPVQAGRASEITLKHAGVPVTYFEFPGYHQISLEELNEIESFLSRIL, from the coding sequence ATGGAAACTGTCAGGTTTGAAGCGGCTGGTCTAAAATGCGTGGCGTTAGAGCCTACTAAACCGGGTGATTACCCTTTGGTGGTGATTCTACACGGTTGGGGAGATTGGGGCGAAAGTTACCTCGACATCGGTGAAGTAATCGGGCAGGGAGAACGCTATCGCTTTGTATTTCCAACTGGGTCGGTTCCGGTTCCCGGTGCGCTTTTCGGCTGGTTTAACCTTGATATGAATTTCCGCGATTTTGCCAAACGCGCCTCAAAAGCGCGACCTTTGCTCAATAGTCTGCTGAACGAATTGCTAGAACGTTACAATTTGCCCGCTTCTAAAGTTGTACTTGGCGGCTTTTCGCAAGGGGGCATGCTCACCTTTGAAGGTGGTTTGCGCTATCGCCACAACAATGAACCCTTAGCCGGATTAATTGCCCTCAGTAGCCTCCTTCCGGCTGATGACCCTCAAAGCTTACCAGAACTGGAAAAAGTAATCGCAGAGGCGGCACAATTGAAAATGCCGGTTTTGATAGCACATGGCACCTACGATCAGGTAATACCGGTACAAGCCGGACGCGCCAGCGAAATTACCCTGAAACACGCCGGAGTGCCGGTGACTTATTTCGAATTTCCCGGCTACCACCAGATAAGTCTCGAAGAACTAAATGAGATAGAATCGTTCTTAAGTCGCATCCTGTAG